CGCTTTACACTAATTCCAAGGATGTACTTACTACAGTATCTTATATTACCTCAGGATGTTCACTTAGTGATGTTAACTCCATGATCTCCAAGTGAACTATTTACCTCAAgaaagacacacacacgcacacgtttGAGCAGTATTCTTtaatataaaagcagaaagaacctCAATTGAATGCAACATAGCTGACTTCAGCGTATATTGGAGCGCTTCACAGAGTAAAGCCTTTACAACATAGTTCAATATTCAGTATTGCagtaaacaaaaatcaaattaacAGGAAGAGCTGAACTAAAGTCAATTATGTTAAgagagcttttctctttttgcGAGGTGGTTTTCTTATCTTATTTGGATTTGGAACAAGCTTCTTGATTTTCAAAGGCTGCAAAACTACTTTTGAAAAATCAAGTTGATTGCTTTCAGCACGCTTCCGCTTCTGGCTTGTGAGCTCTTCCCCCAGTGCTTCTGCAAGCTGCTCAGGATCTTGAATTTCTGAAGAATCTGAATCTGCTGCAGATTGCTCAGTTCCGTACTGAATCCATGGCACTTCCAAAGCGGGTATCTTTGGAATTATTGCTTCTACTACCTCAGTGAATTTATCAGACTGCCTTTTAAAGCCTAGTGCTAAAACAGAGGTTAAGCCAAGAAGCGGCGCAATTGTTTCACTGAGACGGGGAACTTGGCCTGCTGGTGTTGCTCGACTTGCACTCAAAGGAATAAGATGGGATGTGATCATGTCAGGTTTTGCAGACTTGCACACCAGCAAGAGAataagttcatttttttccaaagcttttgttACTTCATTAACTCCAATGGCAAGCTGCCTTCTGATATTTAAGTCAGTCCATCCTATTTCTTGTTGAttgccttctgtttccttttctttagggAGTTCACTGTTGGTAGTAtcacactttttctcccttttttttgtaATGGAACGTCTTTTCTTCCTTGGAGTCTCAATCTTCTTAAGTCCAATATGCTTAATCCTTTCTTCTAAAGCCTGTAGTATAAAATGCATATCATCTCCATCTATGGTTTTCCACTGAATAACATAGGGGTCATCTAAACATGTTTTTACattgattttctttgctttacgGAGTGATGCAGTCCCTCGCTGAATTACAGGCATCCTGATGTTCTTTTGTATTTTGCCACCTTAGctgtgaagggaagaaaaaggtaaagaGTAGTTCAAATACTATAACGTTTACTGTGGACACCCTGTCAGAAGTTTCTCCTGGAGCCCAGTAGAGAAACCTCAGATCTCAAAGTGATTCTGGCAGCTATCACCCTCTTCACATTAGCTCAGTGCtaatcctttaaaaagaaatcttttcattcttcattccatgtcttaattatttttaagatctGTCTGCATTTAGAAGATGTGCTAGAAGACAGAAGATGTGTGTCTAACTCCTGTGTTTTTGGTGAAGGAAGGCACTTTTCGGGGCCTCCAGACCGTTCAGAAGAGGCCTTTTATTCTTGCATCATCTAGACCATGCCTGTAGGGCTGAGAAAAATGAAACTGGAGCACAAGAAAGGATAATTGTTCTAGCTCTGACCTGTCCAGACAGGATGGCAGGCCCAAGTACAGGCCTGGTTAGCTGAGCAAGGCCCCATACTTTTGCTTGGGTTCCTATTCACTCACTATCTCTCTGTGAAATTAGTGTATTTTTATTGTTGCACAGCCAAGCTTACACAATCAGAAGAGCTTAGGTTTCACATTAATGAGAATTAGCACATGACTCTCTCCTTAGGTTTCCCAATTACCCAAGCAGAAATCTTGCAGGCATTCATGTACATCTCTTGAGTGATGGCCTCTAGGTATCTAAAAAATACCGTTTCATTAGGCCTATGAATTCTCTACGTACTGACAGCAAGCTAGCTTCATTAAAATTTATGGAGCTATTGGCCACGAAGCTGTCAAGCCCCATTTGCTCACCTTCACGGTGGAAACAACTGAAGCATGGAAATGATGGCTAGAAAGCTTGCACGTGTATAACAGCCagagttaaaaagcaaaatggaagctTACAAGAgagagcttaaaagaaaaaaagagttctgttTCGATTATCTGTTGTAAAGACTCTGGCCACTTTTTACAGTGGGTATAGAGCAGGGGCCGCAACAGACCTGGGTATGAAAAAAAACATTGGAGATCTCATAGCAGAAGAGCGCGTTCCTCTTTTCCGAATGGGCACTACCGAGGAAAACTCAACGTACGTTTTACTTGAGAACAGAGAATGAACCaacgaggcaaaaaaaaaaaaaaaaattaaattactctaCAGGAGTTACTAGACTTCCGCGCTACCCGAGTACCGTCTACGTTTACCTGCCGGAAACCTCCGTTTCCAAACTCTCGCTCTCCACCGCGCTGCCCGAAACCCTCCAGCCAGCTCCCGAGGCCAGCTCTAGGAAACGCGGGCTGCAGCGCGGCCGCGCACACGACACAGGCGGCCCCGTcggccgctccgcggggctgcagctcctcccgccgccgccggtcgGGCCCGCGGGGCTCtgccggccgccagggggcgccgccgccgcgccttgcCGCGCCGCGCGGGCCCGGACTCCCGCCGCGCAGGAGCCGAGGGGCGCCAGGCCGCCCCGGGCCGACCCCGCGGCTCGGAGCCGCTGCGGCGCGGCCCGCTCCCCTCCGGGGCGCCCCGCTCCCTCTCCCGCCCCCGCAGCCAGCCCTACCTCGGCGGCGACCCGGGCGCGGCGGAAGCAGCAGCTCCGAACCTGAACCCGCCTCCGCCGCTTGGCGCCGGCGCCgagggccgccccgccccgccccgccccgccccgcgcgggcagCACCGCCCCGCgcgggagggaggagagcagccgggcgggcgggcggacgggcgCGGAatggccgcgggggcggcgcggcgggtggGGCCGCGGCCTGCCCTctgccctgcccccccgcccggcctcACCGCGGGGGTTTATCCCGCGTGGTTCAAGAGACCTAATCGTAAACATACTCTGAAACGTTTCTAATGGAAAAGACGAAGCCCAGGCTTAACGCGGGGCTGCTGTGTTCCCTGCAGCCAGCAAGCGGCAGGCCCTGCGCTCCTCGgctgggccgggccccggcggagACTCGGCAAGGCGGTGCCCACCTCCGCGCCCCGCTGCCGAGAGCCTCCAGCGCCTCGAGCCGCGTGGGGCGGCCCGCGGGGGCCCTGTCCCCTGAGGTAGCTCCGGGTCTAGCGACACCCCGGGGAGCCCCCCTTCTTCTCAGCCTAGAAACCTAAAAAACCAAGCTGCAGCGATGCCGCGGCGGACGCGGTGTGTCCGAGGCCTGCAGTGGTACGCGGGGGGCC
This genomic interval from Struthio camelus isolate bStrCam1 chromosome 2, bStrCam1.hap1, whole genome shotgun sequence contains the following:
- the RPP38 gene encoding ribonuclease P protein subunit p38 isoform X1; this encodes MPVIQRGTASLRKAKKINVKTCLDDPYVIQWKTIDGDDMHFILQALEERIKHIGLKKIETPRKKRRSITKKREKKCDTTNSELPKEKETEGNQQEIGWTDLNIRRQLAIGVNEVTKALEKNELILLLVCKSAKPDMITSHLIPLSASRATPAGQVPRLSETIAPLLGLTSVLALGFKRQSDKFTEVVEAIIPKIPALEVPWIQYGTEQSAADSDSSEIQDPEQLAEALGEELTSQKRKRAESNQLDFSKVVLQPLKIKKLVPNPNKIRKPPRKKRKALLT
- the RPP38 gene encoding ribonuclease P protein subunit p38 isoform X2 yields the protein MPVIQRGTASLRKAKKINALEERIKHIGLKKIETPRKKRRSITKKREKKCDTTNSELPKEKETEGNQQEIGWTDLNIRRQLAIGVNEVTKALEKNELILLLVCKSAKPDMITSHLIPLSASRATPAGQVPRLSETIAPLLGLTSVLALGFKRQSDKFTEVVEAIIPKIPALEVPWIQYGTEQSAADSDSSEIQDPEQLAEALGEELTSQKRKRAESNQLDFSKVVLQPLKIKKLVPNPNKIRKPPRKKRKALLT